A window of Corallococcus macrosporus DSM 14697 contains these coding sequences:
- the nuoD gene encoding NADH dehydrogenase (quinone) subunit D, with product MADTLKPEAPNPDTDAYAHESELEAHLQTKRMVINMGPSHPATHGTVRLKVELEGETIVKIDPEIGFLHRGFQKSCENVTWTQCLPYTDRLNYLSAMMNNFGFLNAVEKLIGLEIPERAQYIRVIGSELHRLTDHLTCVGATGLEMGGFAPFLLAMEFRELIHDRTAELTGARLTTSFGRVGGSNRDLPEGWIPRVHKTLDQGLALLDEMEGLLTNNRIFVDRTKGTGVISAEDAIDFGYTGPALRACGIDYDIRKTKPYWVYDRFDFDIPLGEHGDNYDRYLVRLEEMRQSIRILRQAMDTIPAGPIIVDDWRIALPPKPEVYGTIEGVMSHFKLVMEGIQVPAGEVYDATEASNGELGWYLVSDGRGRPYKVHVRAPGFPVLAAVPHIIEGKMLADLIPTFDTINMIGGEVEQ from the coding sequence ATGGCTGACACCCTCAAGCCCGAAGCGCCGAACCCCGACACCGACGCGTACGCCCACGAGTCGGAGCTGGAGGCCCACCTCCAGACCAAGCGGATGGTCATCAACATGGGCCCCTCCCACCCGGCCACGCACGGCACCGTGCGGCTGAAGGTGGAGCTCGAGGGTGAGACCATCGTCAAGATCGACCCCGAGATCGGCTTCCTGCACCGCGGCTTCCAGAAGAGCTGCGAGAACGTCACGTGGACGCAGTGCCTGCCCTACACGGACCGGCTCAACTACCTGTCCGCGATGATGAACAACTTCGGGTTCCTCAACGCCGTGGAGAAGCTCATCGGCCTGGAGATCCCCGAGCGCGCCCAGTACATCCGCGTCATCGGCTCCGAGCTCCACCGCCTGACGGACCACCTGACGTGCGTGGGCGCCACCGGCCTGGAGATGGGCGGCTTCGCGCCGTTCCTCCTCGCCATGGAGTTCCGCGAGCTCATCCATGACCGCACCGCCGAGCTGACGGGCGCGCGCCTCACCACCAGCTTCGGCCGCGTGGGCGGCAGCAACCGCGACCTGCCCGAGGGCTGGATTCCGCGCGTCCACAAGACGCTGGACCAGGGCCTGGCGCTGCTGGACGAGATGGAAGGCCTGCTGACGAACAACCGCATCTTCGTGGACCGCACGAAGGGCACGGGCGTCATCAGCGCCGAGGACGCCATCGACTTCGGCTACACGGGCCCCGCCCTGCGCGCCTGCGGCATCGACTACGACATCCGCAAGACGAAGCCGTACTGGGTCTACGACCGGTTCGACTTCGACATCCCGCTGGGCGAGCACGGCGACAACTACGACCGCTACCTCGTCCGGCTGGAGGAGATGCGCCAGTCCATCCGCATCCTGCGCCAAGCGATGGACACCATCCCCGCGGGCCCCATCATCGTGGACGACTGGCGCATCGCGCTGCCGCCCAAGCCCGAGGTCTACGGCACCATCGAAGGCGTGATGTCCCACTTCAAGCTGGTGATGGAGGGCATCCAGGTGCCCGCCGGCGAGGTGTACGACGCCACCGAGGCCTCCAACGGCGAGCTGGGCTGGTACCTGGTGAGCGACGGCCGCGGCCGTCCGTACAAGGTCCACGTCCGCGCCCCGGGCTTCCCGGTGCTCGCGGCCGTCCCCCACATCATCGAAGGCAAGATGCTGGCGGACCTCATCCCTACGTTTGACACCATCAACATGATCGGCGGCGAGGTCGAGCAGTGA
- a CDS encoding 2Fe-2S iron-sulfur cluster-binding protein, which produces MSDNDTKKPTGDAQPPPKGAPTDTPAAKIGPEPSNPPAGAKVDNPPAAASGPTGTPPPKPPAGPPPKPAPKNPGFITATIDGKEVVVKPGTNMIEAAKLVGSDIPYYCYHPRLSIAANCRICLIEASNAPKLVPACQTPMAEGQAVKTTTPKVKEQQRAVMEFLLLNHPVDCSICDQAGECKLQDYYMKYDYRPSRLEGTKALKNKRKVLGPRVVLDQERCIMCTRCVRVMNEVAQEPQLGVFGRGSHERIDVFPGSELSSNYSLNTVDVCPVGALLSRDFRFKARAWFLSATPSVCTGCSRGCTTYVDWMSQDSYRYRPRENEAINKSWMCDEGRLTYKYLNVGRVLQAQVGRRASRAAGEAEPVTTRKEAVQAAAKALRALQGGKQLAVLASPLASNEDLLAGLNFAKSTLGVSTVYVGGRAPGAADHFLMTADKNPNRKGLELIAKGLGLKLETFDALTTALTAGKVKALYAIGTEVPGDVDAFAEAAGKLDVFVAQAFTESAITAQATVLLPASVHVEDEGSFVQQDGIIQRFRKAYPPKGDVVPGWEWVRELTRELGGESTWKRAVDVWRELAGKVAEFAEFNWEKASPADREKPGINPLPAGADGRPAGYREFGTPRVRGI; this is translated from the coding sequence GTGAGCGACAACGACACGAAGAAGCCCACCGGTGATGCGCAGCCGCCTCCGAAGGGGGCGCCCACGGACACGCCCGCGGCCAAGATTGGCCCCGAGCCGTCCAACCCGCCCGCCGGCGCCAAGGTGGACAATCCCCCCGCCGCCGCCAGTGGCCCCACGGGGACGCCGCCGCCCAAGCCGCCCGCGGGCCCTCCGCCCAAGCCGGCGCCGAAGAACCCGGGGTTCATCACCGCCACCATCGACGGCAAGGAAGTCGTGGTGAAGCCGGGGACGAACATGATCGAGGCGGCCAAGCTGGTCGGCTCGGACATCCCCTACTACTGCTACCACCCGCGCCTCTCCATCGCGGCCAACTGCCGCATCTGCCTCATTGAAGCGTCCAACGCGCCCAAGCTGGTGCCCGCGTGCCAGACGCCCATGGCGGAAGGCCAGGCCGTCAAGACGACGACGCCCAAGGTGAAGGAGCAGCAGCGCGCGGTGATGGAGTTCCTGCTGCTGAACCACCCGGTCGACTGCTCCATCTGCGACCAGGCCGGTGAGTGCAAGCTGCAGGACTACTACATGAAGTACGACTACCGGCCCTCGCGCCTGGAGGGCACCAAGGCCCTCAAGAACAAGCGCAAGGTGCTGGGGCCCCGCGTCGTGCTGGACCAGGAGCGCTGCATCATGTGCACCCGCTGCGTGCGCGTGATGAACGAGGTGGCCCAGGAGCCGCAGCTCGGCGTGTTCGGCCGCGGCAGCCACGAGCGCATCGACGTGTTCCCGGGCAGCGAGCTGAGCAGCAACTACTCGCTCAACACCGTGGACGTGTGCCCGGTGGGCGCGCTGCTCAGCCGCGACTTCCGCTTCAAGGCGCGCGCGTGGTTCCTGTCCGCCACCCCGTCGGTGTGCACCGGCTGCTCGCGCGGCTGCACCACCTACGTGGACTGGATGTCGCAGGACTCGTACCGCTACCGCCCGCGGGAGAACGAGGCCATCAACAAGAGCTGGATGTGCGACGAGGGCCGGCTCACCTACAAGTACCTGAACGTGGGCCGCGTGCTGCAGGCGCAGGTGGGCCGCCGCGCCAGCCGCGCCGCCGGTGAGGCGGAGCCCGTCACCACGCGCAAGGAGGCGGTCCAGGCCGCGGCCAAGGCGCTGCGCGCGCTCCAGGGCGGCAAGCAGCTCGCGGTGCTGGCCTCGCCGCTGGCCTCCAACGAGGACCTGCTGGCCGGGCTGAACTTCGCCAAGAGCACGCTGGGCGTGTCCACCGTGTACGTGGGCGGCCGCGCTCCGGGCGCCGCCGACCACTTCCTGATGACGGCGGACAAGAACCCCAACCGCAAGGGCCTGGAGCTCATCGCCAAGGGGCTGGGCCTCAAGCTGGAGACCTTCGACGCGCTCACCACCGCGCTGACGGCGGGCAAGGTGAAGGCGCTCTACGCCATCGGCACCGAGGTGCCGGGCGACGTGGACGCCTTCGCGGAGGCCGCCGGCAAGCTGGACGTGTTCGTGGCGCAGGCCTTCACCGAGTCCGCCATCACCGCGCAGGCCACGGTGCTGCTGCCGGCCTCCGTGCACGTGGAGGACGAGGGGTCCTTCGTGCAGCAGGACGGCATCATCCAGCGCTTCCGCAAGGCGTACCCGCCCAAGGGCGACGTCGTCCCCGGCTGGGAGTGGGTGCGGGAGCTCACCCGCGAGCTGGGTGGCGAGTCCACCTGGAAGCGCGCGGTGGACGTGTGGCGCGAGCTGGCCGGCAAGGTGGCCGAGTTCGCGGAGTTCAACTGGGAGAAGGCGTCTCCGGCGGACCGGGAGAAGCCGGGCATCAATCCGCTGCCGGCAGGTGCCGACGGTCGCCCCGCCGGGTACCGTGAGTTCGGCACGCCTCGGGTGAGGGGTATCTAG
- a CDS encoding methyl-accepting chemotaxis protein, whose protein sequence is MWGRLGLRTQVAIAVLVPCLAVVGFCVVYFPMHQRDVTLELLQKRVRVVARLMSQHPALLTADGSPRSMARVGEVLSLLEAPEAVSERGGFTLRYQGLLSAEGEVLQARGVIPPEVRAGGVDGAEGCATATRREEVSVRCASGERVYVAGFGVQEALSSVDDLRGAALAGLAGALVLGLALSLFISRAIAEPVARVTEVVRDVARGDMSRGELDVPATGEIRLMAQSFNKMLGTLRGSVMEMVSRSEQLSGASRGLLGASADQEHVISQQAAYAQQIAATFEELSRTAEQISSSTEVVESSARRTHEAVAEAMAVVAQVVAGINDIRTESKGVADAIVGLNQDLQQVSKIAQVINQVAERSDLLALNAALEGTKAGEVGRGFSLVAAEMRKLAENVSASARDIARIVEKVQDSGEEAAAKARVGMATSDRGVEVAEQASSVFQRIVELARGTSEAARQITIATRQQRQSSEQAVQGARNVAELVKQGVDATGRTTRIAQDLQAVAEGLTAVTSRFKTTRS, encoded by the coding sequence ATGTGGGGCCGGCTCGGCTTGCGGACGCAGGTGGCCATCGCGGTGCTCGTGCCCTGCCTGGCGGTGGTGGGCTTCTGCGTCGTGTACTTCCCGATGCACCAGCGGGACGTCACCCTGGAGCTGCTCCAGAAGCGGGTGCGGGTGGTGGCGCGGCTCATGTCGCAGCACCCCGCGCTGCTGACCGCGGACGGCTCGCCGCGGTCCATGGCCCGGGTGGGGGAGGTGCTGTCGCTGCTGGAGGCCCCGGAGGCGGTGAGCGAGCGCGGCGGCTTCACCCTGCGCTATCAGGGCCTGCTGTCCGCGGAGGGCGAGGTGCTCCAGGCGCGCGGCGTGATTCCGCCGGAGGTCCGCGCGGGTGGGGTGGACGGGGCGGAGGGCTGCGCGACGGCCACGCGGCGCGAGGAGGTGTCGGTCCGCTGCGCCAGCGGCGAGCGCGTCTACGTCGCGGGCTTCGGCGTGCAGGAGGCGCTCAGCTCGGTGGATGACCTGCGCGGCGCGGCGCTGGCCGGGCTGGCGGGCGCGCTGGTGCTGGGGCTGGCCCTGTCGCTGTTCATCAGCCGAGCCATCGCCGAGCCGGTGGCGCGGGTGACGGAGGTGGTGCGGGACGTGGCCCGGGGCGACATGTCGCGCGGGGAGCTGGACGTGCCGGCCACGGGCGAGATTCGCCTCATGGCGCAGTCCTTCAACAAGATGCTGGGCACGCTGCGCGGCTCGGTGATGGAGATGGTGTCGCGCTCGGAGCAGCTCTCCGGCGCGTCGCGCGGCCTGCTGGGCGCGTCCGCGGACCAGGAGCACGTCATCAGCCAGCAGGCGGCCTACGCGCAGCAGATCGCCGCCACGTTCGAGGAGCTGAGCCGCACCGCCGAGCAGATCTCCAGCTCCACGGAGGTGGTGGAGTCGAGCGCGCGGCGCACCCACGAGGCGGTGGCGGAGGCCATGGCGGTGGTGGCGCAGGTGGTGGCCGGCATCAACGACATCCGCACCGAGTCCAAGGGCGTGGCGGACGCGATTGTCGGCCTCAACCAGGACCTGCAGCAGGTGTCGAAGATTGCCCAGGTCATCAACCAGGTGGCGGAGCGCTCCGACCTGCTGGCGCTGAACGCGGCGCTGGAGGGCACCAAGGCGGGCGAGGTGGGGCGCGGCTTCTCGCTGGTGGCCGCGGAGATGCGCAAGCTGGCGGAGAACGTGTCCGCCTCCGCGCGCGACATCGCCCGCATCGTGGAGAAGGTGCAGGACTCCGGCGAGGAGGCGGCGGCCAAGGCCCGCGTGGGCATGGCCACCAGTGACCGGGGCGTGGAGGTGGCGGAGCAGGCCTCCTCCGTGTTCCAGCGCATCGTCGAGCTGGCGCGTGGCACCAGCGAGGCGGCGCGGCAGATCACCATCGCCACCCGTCAGCAGCGGCAGTCCAGCGAGCAGGCCGTGCAGGGGGCCCGCAACGTCGCGGAGCTGGTGAAGCAGGGCGTGGACGCGACGGGGCGCACCACCCGCATCGCCCAGGACCTGCAGGCGGTGGCCGAGGGCCTCACCGCCGTCACCAGCCGCTTCAAGACGACGCGGAGCTGA
- a CDS encoding amphi-Trp domain-containing protein has product MAQKKAKAKRADRDLEKTYPRKDFVAKLRRLADALEAGKAFSIQVAGERLRIPADALFNIEHEREDGVDEVEFQLRWQRE; this is encoded by the coding sequence ATGGCGCAGAAGAAGGCGAAGGCGAAGCGAGCGGACCGCGACCTGGAGAAGACGTACCCCCGCAAGGACTTCGTCGCGAAGCTGCGGCGGCTGGCGGACGCCCTCGAGGCGGGCAAGGCCTTCAGCATCCAGGTCGCCGGCGAGCGCCTGCGCATCCCCGCGGACGCGCTCTTCAACATCGAGCACGAGCGCGAGGACGGCGTGGACGAGGTCGAGTTCCAGCTCCGCTGGCAGCGCGAATGA
- a CDS encoding NADH-quinone oxidoreductase subunit A — MTPTPLTPYLPLAIVLLLAGGMAMLIPQITTRLGPRRPSAIKSTSFEAGSESSGPARQRFAVKFYVVALLFIVFDVEAVFLYPWAVNFQALAWFGYVEMLVFAATLVVGLIYIWKKGALDWES; from the coding sequence ATGACTCCGACTCCCCTCACGCCGTACCTGCCGCTGGCCATCGTCCTGCTGCTGGCGGGTGGCATGGCGATGCTCATTCCCCAGATCACCACGCGGCTGGGTCCCCGCCGCCCGAGCGCCATCAAGTCGACCAGCTTCGAGGCCGGCTCCGAGTCGAGCGGCCCGGCGCGGCAGCGCTTCGCGGTGAAGTTCTACGTCGTGGCCCTGCTGTTCATCGTGTTCGACGTGGAAGCCGTGTTCCTGTACCCCTGGGCGGTCAACTTCCAGGCGCTCGCGTGGTTCGGGTACGTGGAGATGCTGGTTTTCGCGGCGACGCTGGTGGTCGGCCTTATCTACATCTGGAAGAAGGGCGCCCTGGACTGGGAGAGCTGA
- a CDS encoding NADH-quinone oxidoreductase subunit C → MDRVSAQLPEAVADRYVDRTGGAWAVIHADSLPKVAAFLKNDPELEFKLFGSIDAVDRLHLAENDPRFEVVYFLYSIKRHEHVRLKVRVSEANPVVPTLVPLFRGANWWERLTFDFYGIRFDGHPDLRRILLYDEFEGHPLRKDYALRDRQPLIPERPIKDIFRGPGTSGLS, encoded by the coding sequence TTGGACAGGGTCTCCGCCCAGCTCCCAGAGGCTGTGGCGGATCGCTACGTGGACCGGACCGGAGGCGCCTGGGCCGTCATCCATGCGGACTCGCTCCCGAAGGTCGCCGCGTTCCTGAAGAACGACCCGGAGCTGGAGTTCAAGCTGTTCGGCTCCATCGACGCCGTGGATCGGCTGCACCTGGCGGAGAACGACCCTCGCTTCGAGGTCGTCTACTTCCTCTATTCCATCAAGCGGCACGAGCACGTGCGGCTCAAGGTGCGCGTGAGCGAGGCCAACCCGGTGGTCCCCACCCTGGTGCCGCTCTTCCGGGGCGCCAACTGGTGGGAGCGCCTGACCTTCGACTTCTATGGCATCCGCTTCGACGGTCACCCCGACCTGCGCCGCATCCTCCTCTACGACGAGTTCGAGGGGCACCCGCTGCGCAAGGACTACGCGCTGCGCGACCGGCAGCCGCTCATCCCCGAGCGCCCCATCAAGGACATCTTCCGCGGTCCCGGTACCAGCGGGCTCTCCTGA
- a CDS encoding sulfatase-like hydrolase/transferase, whose protein sequence is MPESPPSGILRSWWPRLLVGAVLGVLLFAGESWLLLRSGVVGMDIPVDGPYAALMAAMRPVVPGLLLRVAAVYAVAGLALAAAGTLLARAWGRGGAGASLGQGLLLFLLLAWDRAIARPALFDDLPAVRPLLAWLVEHGEPWHPRAVVAVWLVAHGAAWVVRSKQGRRALWGGAALAGLLGLWLLGQGVAGRDAPRHPLVVVIGIDAFRPDRLRSQGGSGEVAPHVERLLEDATLFTRAYTPIAQTEPAWRSLLTARWPHETGVRYSLTSDSRMQLQRTFAETFSEAGWRTVFATDCSRFHAEGPASGFAERLQPPRGAVNFLLEKLRYRALGLFADHALGAAWVPEFIDNRALAGIHDPMGYAERLAARLVDEARQGPTLFAFHATAAHFPGDPVHPFYRRFVPASEPLERRLRMHFAPVTPGAKGGWNRAGAEALYDELLAQADAQVGALLEALRRAGRYDDALILLLSDHGESFHADRADLAGATPVHGARLSEEENRILLAVKPPGGRGEAPALVDALVRLVDVGPTLLELSGLPRLSGVDGVSLVPLLRGEALAPLALYAETGFTHVLPEVFDPGHWPGAPRSFDAYRIRPDGVVEMGPAAHASILQEKDVGAFDGQRWWVDRPQANGTVLRACQGDCEGPDALALEAWFDGVQGRAEAPEIPRPRRFHR, encoded by the coding sequence ATGCCCGAATCCCCCCCTTCCGGCATCCTCCGTTCCTGGTGGCCGCGCCTGCTCGTGGGCGCCGTGCTGGGCGTGCTGCTGTTCGCGGGTGAGTCGTGGCTGCTCCTCCGTTCGGGCGTGGTGGGCATGGACATCCCGGTGGACGGCCCCTACGCGGCGCTGATGGCGGCCATGCGGCCCGTCGTCCCGGGGCTGTTGCTGCGGGTGGCGGCCGTGTACGCGGTGGCCGGCCTGGCGCTGGCGGCGGCGGGCACGCTGCTGGCGCGCGCCTGGGGACGCGGTGGCGCGGGGGCCTCGCTGGGGCAGGGGCTCCTGCTCTTCCTGTTGCTGGCGTGGGACCGGGCCATCGCGCGTCCGGCCCTCTTCGACGACCTGCCCGCGGTGCGGCCGCTGCTGGCGTGGCTGGTGGAGCACGGCGAGCCCTGGCATCCCCGCGCGGTGGTGGCGGTCTGGCTGGTGGCGCACGGCGCGGCGTGGGTGGTCCGCTCGAAGCAGGGGCGGCGCGCGCTGTGGGGCGGCGCGGCGCTGGCGGGCCTGCTGGGGCTGTGGCTGCTGGGGCAGGGGGTGGCTGGTCGGGACGCGCCCCGGCATCCGCTGGTGGTGGTCATCGGCATCGACGCCTTCCGGCCGGACCGGCTGAGGTCCCAAGGTGGCTCCGGCGAGGTGGCGCCCCACGTGGAGCGCCTGCTGGAGGACGCCACGCTCTTCACCCGCGCGTACACGCCCATTGCCCAGACGGAGCCGGCGTGGCGTTCGCTGCTCACCGCGCGGTGGCCGCACGAGACGGGCGTGCGCTACTCGCTGACGTCCGACTCGCGGATGCAGCTCCAGCGCACCTTCGCGGAGACCTTTTCGGAGGCGGGGTGGCGCACGGTGTTCGCCACCGACTGCTCGCGCTTCCACGCGGAGGGGCCCGCGTCCGGCTTCGCGGAGCGGCTGCAGCCCCCGCGCGGCGCGGTGAACTTCCTCCTGGAGAAGCTGCGCTACCGCGCGCTGGGCCTGTTCGCGGACCACGCGCTGGGCGCCGCGTGGGTGCCGGAGTTCATCGACAACCGCGCGCTGGCCGGCATCCATGACCCCATGGGGTACGCGGAGCGGCTGGCGGCGCGGCTGGTGGACGAGGCGCGCCAGGGGCCCACGCTGTTCGCCTTCCACGCCACGGCGGCGCACTTCCCGGGGGACCCGGTGCATCCCTTCTACCGCCGCTTCGTGCCGGCGTCGGAGCCGCTGGAGCGCCGGCTGCGCATGCACTTCGCCCCGGTGACGCCGGGCGCGAAGGGCGGCTGGAACCGCGCGGGCGCGGAGGCGCTCTACGACGAGCTGCTTGCCCAGGCGGACGCGCAGGTGGGGGCGCTGCTGGAGGCGCTGCGCCGCGCCGGGCGCTACGACGACGCGCTCATCCTCCTGCTGTCGGACCACGGCGAGAGCTTCCACGCGGACCGCGCGGACCTGGCCGGCGCCACGCCCGTGCACGGCGCGCGCTTGTCGGAGGAGGAGAACCGCATCCTCCTGGCGGTGAAGCCGCCCGGGGGCCGGGGGGAGGCGCCGGCGCTGGTGGACGCGCTGGTGCGGCTGGTGGACGTGGGGCCCACGCTGCTGGAGCTGTCCGGACTGCCGCGCCTGTCGGGCGTGGACGGCGTGTCGCTGGTGCCGCTCCTGCGCGGCGAGGCGCTGGCGCCGCTGGCGCTGTACGCGGAGACGGGCTTCACCCACGTGCTGCCGGAGGTGTTCGACCCGGGGCACTGGCCGGGGGCGCCCCGCTCCTTCGACGCGTACCGCATCCGCCCGGATGGCGTGGTGGAGATGGGGCCCGCGGCCCACGCCAGCATCCTCCAGGAGAAGGACGTGGGCGCCTTCGACGGGCAGCGCTGGTGGGTGGACCGGCCCCAGGCCAACGGCACCGTGCTGCGCGCCTGCCAGGGCGACTGTGAGGGGCCGGACGCGCTGGCGCTGGAGGCGTGGTTCGACGGCGTGCAGGGCCGCGCGGAGGCGCCAGAAATACCAAGGCCCCGGCGCTTCCACCGATGA
- a CDS encoding NADH-quinone oxidoreductase subunit B: protein MADADLANIVTTRRDESMGWLQSIVSKGLGWARKYSLFTYPYATACCGMEYMSVAASRHDISRFGAEFPRFSPRQADLLMVVGTINLKQAPILKRVYEQMAEPKWVVAFGVCASSGGFYDNYAVLQGIDRIIPVDVYIPGCPPRPEQVLDGLMLLQDKIGNQVHRIADREEANPTAARHNLLLSMNK from the coding sequence ATGGCTGACGCTGACCTCGCAAACATCGTTACCACGCGCCGCGACGAGTCCATGGGCTGGCTCCAGTCCATCGTCTCCAAGGGCCTGGGCTGGGCGCGCAAGTACTCGCTCTTCACCTACCCGTACGCCACGGCCTGCTGCGGCATGGAGTACATGTCCGTGGCCGCCAGCCGGCACGACATCTCCCGCTTCGGCGCGGAGTTCCCCCGCTTCTCGCCGCGTCAGGCGGACCTGCTGATGGTGGTGGGCACCATCAACCTGAAGCAGGCCCCCATCCTCAAGCGCGTCTACGAGCAGATGGCCGAGCCCAAGTGGGTCGTGGCCTTCGGCGTGTGCGCGTCCTCGGGCGGCTTCTACGACAACTACGCGGTGCTCCAGGGCATCGACCGCATCATCCCGGTGGACGTCTACATCCCCGGCTGCCCGCCGCGCCCGGAGCAGGTGCTGGACGGCCTGATGCTGCTGCAGGACAAGATTGGCAACCAGGTCCACCGCATCGCGGACCGCGAGGAGGCCAACCCCACGGCCGCGCGGCACAACCTGCTGCTGTCCATGAACAAGTAA
- a CDS encoding complex I subunit 1/NuoH family protein, which translates to MSRVLTILVAMFTIVFLMAGGMASAYLVGGLVEEHWFSGASRLTNILFLVLVFVMVIATLLTMAERKWSAFIQDRMGPNRARIALPGLKNRSLGGLPHILTDVLKMLTKEDLIPGTANRFMFNLGPILAFAPTFALFAVVPAGPSVMVFGHNVDMVVATPDFGILYVLAIASLAVYGTAMAGWASNNKFALLGGVRATSQMISYEVALGLSLVGLFLTFSSVQFPAIIGDVGSMLGNGSGQAQYLWRTDGAFDLGLPAWGIIIQPLGFLLFFAASFAETKRAPFDLPEGESEIIGYFVEYSGMKFGLFMISEFVEVVVLAGVTTALFFGGYHLPFGNEWLANLPVMQEHGWLLGTILGTVFWLKVLFLIWVQLLIRWTFPRFRYDQIQSLGWKILLPIGLVNVFATGALVLWDPSLRALAILGLAEIGLLVVLTTTTKVPAGGAHEAHGAHGHDHGHGGHGAHDLPAHAHGAAPASTH; encoded by the coding sequence ATGAGCCGCGTACTGACGATTCTCGTCGCCATGTTCACCATCGTCTTCCTGATGGCGGGTGGCATGGCGTCGGCCTACCTGGTGGGCGGGCTGGTGGAGGAGCACTGGTTCTCCGGCGCGAGCCGGCTGACCAACATCCTGTTCCTCGTGCTCGTCTTCGTGATGGTCATCGCCACGCTGCTGACCATGGCGGAGCGCAAGTGGAGCGCGTTCATCCAGGACCGCATGGGTCCCAACCGCGCGCGCATCGCCCTGCCCGGCCTGAAGAACCGCTCCCTGGGCGGCCTGCCGCACATCCTCACGGACGTGCTGAAGATGCTGACCAAGGAGGACCTGATTCCGGGGACGGCCAACCGGTTCATGTTCAACCTGGGCCCCATCCTGGCCTTCGCGCCGACCTTCGCCCTGTTCGCCGTGGTGCCCGCGGGCCCGTCGGTGATGGTGTTCGGCCACAACGTGGACATGGTGGTGGCCACGCCGGACTTCGGCATCCTCTACGTGCTCGCCATCGCCTCGCTGGCCGTCTACGGCACCGCGATGGCCGGCTGGGCCTCCAACAACAAGTTCGCGCTCCTGGGCGGCGTGCGCGCCACCTCGCAGATGATTTCGTACGAGGTCGCGCTGGGCCTGTCGCTGGTCGGCCTGTTCCTGACGTTCTCCTCGGTGCAGTTCCCCGCCATCATCGGTGACGTGGGCAGCATGCTGGGCAACGGCTCCGGCCAGGCGCAGTACCTGTGGCGCACCGACGGCGCGTTCGACCTGGGCCTGCCCGCGTGGGGCATCATCATCCAGCCGCTCGGCTTCCTGCTCTTCTTCGCCGCCTCCTTCGCGGAGACCAAGCGCGCCCCGTTCGACCTGCCCGAAGGCGAGTCCGAAATCATCGGCTACTTCGTGGAGTACTCCGGCATGAAGTTCGGCCTCTTCATGATCTCCGAGTTCGTGGAGGTCGTGGTGCTGGCCGGCGTGACGACGGCGCTCTTCTTCGGCGGCTACCACCTGCCCTTCGGCAACGAGTGGCTGGCCAACCTGCCCGTCATGCAGGAGCACGGCTGGCTGCTGGGCACCATCCTGGGCACGGTGTTCTGGCTGAAGGTGCTGTTCCTCATCTGGGTGCAGCTCCTCATCCGCTGGACCTTCCCCCGCTTCCGCTACGACCAGATCCAGTCCCTGGGCTGGAAGATCCTCCTCCCCATCGGCCTGGTGAACGTGTTCGCCACCGGTGCCCTGGTCCTCTGGGATCCGTCCCTGCGGGCGCTGGCCATCCTCGGCCTGGCGGAGATTGGCCTCCTGGTGGTGTTGACCACGACGACGAAGGTCCCCGCGGGCGGCGCCCACGAGGCGCACGGCGCCCATGGCCACGACCACGGGCACGGTGGGCACGGTGCCCATGACCTGCCGGCGCACGCCCACGGCGCGGCCCCGGCCTCCACCCATTAG